In the Enterococcus rotai genome, ACGTCTAAACTAACATTGGTTACTTTCGTATCCCCTTTATTATCTTTTACCGAATTTGTTGTTGTGCTTGAATTAGATGAGGATGGATTTTGGCCCATGATGGCATACGCACCACCAAAAGCAAGCGCACCACCAAGTAAGCCCCCAACTAAACCAATCCCAAATTTCTTGAACAAGCTGTTTTGTTTTTTATCTGAATTAGGTGTAACATCTTTTTTTTGCATACAAGCAACCTCCTATTTAATTATCATTATTTATTATATTTAGTATAGTCTTTCAAGACACCTTTAGTCTACCTAATAGCTTTGAATTTTTTATGAACAAGTTTGGGAGAAAAACAGATACAAATCATGAAAAATCGGATTATAGAAATACTTATACACATGAAAGTGTGAAAAACTTTTGAAAAACAGAGGAAAAGTGCTGTGAAAAAGTTATCCACAAAATGTGGATAATGTGGATAAATAAATGGGAATATGTGTTTGTATCTCAAAATACTATGAAATAAAGGAAAAATAGACATCAACCTGTGGATAAGTCTGTGCATATGTGCATAACTTTGTGGGAAAGTATGTGGAAGAGTCAAAACATTCATGATAAACTTGTTAACAAGTGAAACAATTAAATCGAAAGAGACGTGAATCTGTTGAAAATAAAAATTATTACTGTGGGAAAACTGAAAGAGAAATATCTAGTTCAAGGAATCAATGAATATTTAAAACGTCTACAAAGCTATGCAAAAGTTGAAGTCATTGAAGTGGCAGATGAAAAAGCACCAGAAAATTTAAGTGACGCAGAGATGCTACAAGTTAAAGGAAAAGAAGGCGAACGAATTTTAGCCAAAATCAATGATCAAGATCATGTTTTTGCGCTCGCAATCAATGGAAAACAGTTCAGTAGCGAGGATTTTTCAAAGGAGATCGAACAACTTGGGATCAACGGTAAAAGCCAGTTGGCCTTTGTAATCGGGGGTTCACTTGGATTGGGTGATGCAGTGCTGAAAAGAAGTCAACAACAGATGTCATTTGGAAAGTTGACTTATCCACATCAGTTGATGCGGTTGGTTTTGGTAGAGCAGATTTATCGAGGATTTCGGATTATGCGAGGGGAACCGTATCATAAGTAGGGATATTTTTTTGCTTATTAACAAAAAGTATAGAAAATAGATATGCTCTTTGGTAAAATTAAATAGACACAAAGTTAATGACTTGTTAAAAAGGAGAGTGAAGCATGTCGATTAATAGTAATTCTAGTATTGCCAGTGGGGTTTCAGCCTCATTTAGTCAATCAGCTAGTGCATTAAATAGAATATCCGTTTCTGTCAGCTCTGGACAAATCAACGTGGCTGGTAATAGCACTGCAATTGAAAGTTTTTCAACCTTTCAATCTAGTCTAAAAGGTGTGTCTAACAGTATTGTAAAAGCAGGGGACAATATAAATTCTGTTGCGAAAGAGTTTGAACGCATTGACCAAAAAATTGCGCAGTTACCTACTCTTTCAATTGGAGGGATAAGGTAATGACGTTAACTTCGCAACAACGTTTTGACGATCAAAACTACCAGTTTCGAAATCAACTGGAAGAACTTCAAGAAGCACAACGAGATAATAAGAAAGACCAACAGTTTATTGAACAACTACAAGAACGATTCTATGCGTTACAACAACAAGAACAACGAATCTATCAGGAATCTCTAAATGAAGTAGAATCAGAAGAGAGAGCTTTTTTCGAGGAACGACAGGATGATAGTTTTCACTTATCACGACAAGCATTACAAGAATTTGAAGAGGAACAAGAACAGTTAGCGCAAGACCGTAAAACCTTGTTAGAAAAAGAAGACTCGGTCCGTTCAGCACATCGAAACTTCTTAAAAACAGAAGAGAAGGAGATGTCGAATGGGACTTAAATTTATTGTGTCAGAAGCACAAGCTAGAAGTTCACAAGCAACACAGGTTAGTAGTCAGGCACAACAAGCTGTGTCTTCCTTACAACAAAGCATCCAACTGTTCTTGTCTGCGCCTTTATCCAGTAAAGCCTATGATTCGGCTAAAAGTTATTTTATGGTGGCGTATACGCCTATTTGTCAGTCCATTATCATGACTGCCGAAGCTTTTACCAGTGCGCATAAGAAATTTGTAAGTGAATATCAGGCTACTGTAGGTGGAGAAGATATAGATGAGGACAAAATTCAAGCAGAGATTGATCAATATCAAGAGTTATTACACACGATTGACGACTTGATTCGCGATGCGAAAAGGCCGCGACCAGACTTAGAAAGACGTTCTATGAACGCTTATGAGTCCATGCAAAAGCGAAAAGAAAAACTGGAGAAATTACGGACATACAGTGCTCAGTCAGCAAGCTTCTTTAGTGAATACACTTCTTCTCAACAAGAATTGAACAATGGTATTGCGCAAGTTAAGGATTGTAAGGCATGGAATGCCTCTACAGGGACTTTTGATATCAGTAAGTTAGATATGAACTGGGCAAAAGATATTACTACTCGTTGGAAAAATAGAGAAGTAGCTAAAGCAAAGCAAAAAGAAGAAGCGTTTAATAACAACTTAAAGAAACTAGAAGGCTATACTATTTATGCATGGCCATATGAAGACCCTGTAACTGGGAAGGTTTCAGTTAATTGGTTTATAGATAAAGATGGCCGCAGACTTGACAATAGTGAATTACAAAACTTCTTAGAACAACATGGAACGGAATTAGATCCCAGTTATTATCAAATTGTCGATTGGAAAAAAATCAGAGATTTAGAGAATGATGCTTTAAGACGAGGAGAAACCTATATAACAGGTCAAAAATATGAAGGACTATCAAAAGGTTCTATACAGTTGAGTGGCTATATTTCGACAGGATATGCATTCGCACAAGATAGTGGACTATATGACCTTGCTATGATGACGGGGCTTTCTTATGCAGGTTCTAAAGCGAAGGTTTCAACTCCAAAGAAATCTAGTGGGACTAAACCTCCTAAAACTGATTTTGGTGCAGAAAATCCAGTATCTGGAAAAGACTGGAATAATTACTTTAAAGATAAATATGGTGCTGGAAATGTCCAATGGAAGCCCACCTCATTCGATGATATAGTAGCAAATCCAGAAAGACTATATGGAAGTACAAAAAATGAAATCAAATCTATTTTAGGATCGGAATGGACTGAAGGAGTCTATGGTCGAAATGGGTCTGGATGGAAGTTTACACATCCAGATGGAAGTGTATTCTACCATGGTGGTGGTGGTGTTCACGAAGGTTCGTATTATGGATTTTCAAATGGAAAATCTGGAAAAGTTAAAATTTATAAAGAAGAAGATGGCTATGTTCCTACAATGGATGATAAAGGTACTGCAATAAAAATTGATTAAAAGAGGTGTGAATTTTGATAACAGTAGGCAAATCATTTGAACTATTTTTAGAAACATTAAAGCATTCTAACTCTAATGTGTTAAAGCAAGATGATGATATTATAGAGTACTATCTTCTTGAAGAATTTGCCATAGAGGCACCAGCTTTCTTGAGTGATTTTACACTTGAAAGATTAGAAAATGAAGGAATTATAGATAGAAAAATAAAAAACTTGGGAACTGATTTACAAAAAAAATATTTTTTAATTGATCAAAAGAAAAATTGGGATGTATGTGCCATAAAAGAAAGCCAAGAGTGGAAGGAGATACTAGAATTTTCCGATCAAATATCTAAATTAATTCATGAAAAATGGACAGATGAAGAAATAGCATATTTAAAAACAATATAAAATGGAACTTCCTTATACCAAGCGTATAGGAAAAGATAACTTGTTGATGAGTGTTACATCTGAGAAGAGTGAAACTAATTTATGATAGTATCATGAAGGTGAACTAGTGTATTCATCTCAAAAACAACTATATATTATATCTATGAAGATCAATCATCTTAAATGGTGGTTGGTCTATTTTTGTGCTTCAAGGAGGGAAATAAAATGTTTGATAACAAAGAAAATCGTTACATCACGAAGGGAGTGAACGAACAAGTACCAAAAGAAATCCAACTCTATTGCTGGCAATTAATCGACAAAAAAAGAAGCGAAGCAGAACCAGAATTAGACTACTTACAAATCTTTGAGTTCAATCCAGATAACCAACGCCAAGCAGTTGAAGTGATTCATCGACAAGAAGAACCATTTTTCATCGATTATCATACCTACACCATAAAGGAAAAGATAGCTGATTTCCAAATTAAAAAAATATGGGTGATCGATGATCGTAGTCATCAAACCATGTTATTACCAGAAGATTATTAACTGCATTTTTCTAAGAACCAACTACAACAATCAGTAAGGAGAAAAACATGAAAACAAACTAACCGAGAAAACGTGTAGCTATTGTTAGTCTTGAACTGGTGAAAGAAGCCTCAACTTTTTACGCCGCTAGAACCTGTACTAGCCCTCAAGCAGTCTACGAGTTATTCGCCCCGTTTATTGAAACAAAAGATCGAGAACATTTGGTGATCGCTGGTTTAAACGTAAAAAATGAACCAACGGCTATTCAAGTTGTTCATATAGGAACCATCAATCAGTCCCTCGCTTTCCCTAGAGATATCTTAAAGATGGCACTGTTGTCAAATAGTGTGTCTATTTGTGTTGGGCATAATCATCCTTCAGGTAGTGTGACCGCTTCATTAGCGGATATTGAATTTACTGCGAAGTTAGAAAAAGCCTGTCGATTGCTTCAAATCAATTTACAGGATCATTTGATAATTGGTAGTGGTGGAAAATATCTGTTTATGAAAGCAGAAGGTTATATAACCGATAGTAAGTAAAGAAGCCTTATGAGGGAAGCTCATAAGGTTATTTTTATACCATAGAAAGGAAAAAAGCCATGTTAAATGAAGCAATGACGATTTTATAAAAACAAATGCAGCTTGTAACAGTAAAAGAGGAATGGAGCTATGAATCTGTCACACTGGAGAGAGAAGAACTAGACGAAGCTACTCTTCCTGAAGGAGCCAAAAAACAATTACCAAAACTAGTAATGACCCACTTGTATTTATATGTAGATAATCAAGACAATGAATATGTTTTGTATTTTCTTACCGATGTGACCAGTCAACAATGAATATGCTGCTTTAATGGGTGTGTACATTTCTTGAGTAGTTAGTTGGATTCTCAACTTAAAAATGGAAAACAATTTATCGAAGGTGATAGTATCAAAGATAGATGGGATGTAAAAACAGTTTTATATTTTTGTTATTGAGTTTCATATGTAAAAAAAATTAGCGAAACAAGATTCGTTTGAAGCATCTCTGCGATTATGTGAGTTTAAATAATGCAGATAGAATTTCTGAAATGAAACGATAAAATACCTCAAAAAAAGTGTAGCAAGAAAAAATTAGGCTGTCTGTTTCCCAGAAATTAAAGGAAGCAGACAGCCTAATCAAAGTACTTTTATTCAATACTCATTTTTGTGGACTAATAAGAAATAGTTTCTGTAAGATTTTGTATAACTTATCTTTTTGCATCAACTTCTATTTTAATTCTAGTTAGTTGATCATCAAAATTACTAGAGAAATAGAATGTATAGCTCTTGCTGACACCAATCTCATAAGTTAAAGCACCAATCGTTTCTATGTCTCTTGAGTTTGTACTACCATACTTCTCTTTTATGGTATTTATCAGAATAGAATTATTCCTATCCGTAATTTTTATTCCACCAGGAAGAGTGATTCCTCTTCCAAGATCGGAAGCTTCTGAGGTATGAAGATACAATTCAGTAATATCGCAATCTTTTAATTTCTGATCTTTTTCAGAAAAGTTTTTTACTTTAACCGTTACTTCGGCATCACCTTTAACCATATAGAAGCTGCTTTCAGAATCTCCTGCTTCAAGAGTATCCGTTGTTTTAACGCTATTACTCTCTTTTGCAGACCAACCAAATGCTTCAAATTCTTTATACGTAAGAGGAAGTTGAACCACTTCTCCATCAAGTTCTATTTGGAAAGAGTCCCAACTGTCACTTAAAGCACCAAAGTCAGGTTTTTTAGTTGTGTCATTGTCAGAATCCTCCTCATCGGATGTGTCCTCACTATCTGATGTGTCAGTATCAAGTTCTTTCGCATCTTTTAAATCTTCTTCACTTGCTTTATAGTTATCTTTTGCATATTGGAGCACAAAGTCTATAAAATCGCCTTTAGTCAAGCCTATTTTTTTCAACGATTTTGTATATGCCTCAAGGGTTTCTTCTTCATCAGCAGAATGTTTTCCTTGGAAATAGACGATTTCACTGTCGATATCATTATCTTTCTCATTATAGCGGATGCTTGCTATGCTATTGGGAATCAGGTTGTCCCCTTTTTTCTCTAATTCTACATAGGATTCAAATGTAATACCTGTATCTGGATTGTCCAGAACCAGAGAATAAATCATCGTGCCAAAGGAGGGATAACTTCTATCTGAAAATAGATATCCTTCATCTTTAAATTTTTTAACCGTGTCATTTTCCTTCTTTTTGGATCCCTCTTTATTCCCGCTGTTTGTACCGCAAGCAGCAATAGTTAATAAGAGCAACACCAGTAGACCAACCCAAGCCTTTTTTTTGAAATTTTTCATAATATTCTCCTTTTTATGTTTTAAGTAATGTTATCTTTGTAAATAACATTACTACCTATAAAGAATAGCATAATTAAAACTCCAATTCAAACGCACAAGGAGTGGTATAAATGTAGTGTGAATGGTTGATAAAGGTATGTTTTTAAGCTGAAAATAGGAATGGATTTGTAGAGAGATCTTGATTGAGTAACATTTAGTAAGTCTAAAAAATGATGATTATGAAGACTAGAGTAAATACTCTTTAAAGGTAAATATATGGTAGTTAATAAAACAATTTATGTAGAACGGTCACTAGAATTCATTTATAAGAAATTGAAAGTATCTATGAAATCAGCTAAGATAAATATAGAAGTGAAAACAAACCAGATGATGTGATAGAGATAAGACTTGTGTACTAACATTTACACAATCCTTTCATCATGTGGATGTTTTAGGGAATGGAATAACTTTTCAGAATAGGAGAAATTGAGTATGAAAATAATAGGGTTTTTGTTGTTGCTTCTTATTCTAAAAGGAATAGAATATTTTGCACGAGTACATGCATATAAAAAGCGGATCAAAGAATATCAGAAAGAAAACGAGTTAACAACCGATGAAATAGTCTTATTTAAAGAAACGATGTCTATTGCAA is a window encoding:
- the rlmH gene encoding 23S rRNA (pseudouridine(1915)-N(3))-methyltransferase RlmH; amino-acid sequence: MKIKIITVGKLKEKYLVQGINEYLKRLQSYAKVEVIEVADEKAPENLSDAEMLQVKGKEGERILAKINDQDHVFALAINGKQFSSEDFSKEIEQLGINGKSQLAFVIGGSLGLGDAVLKRSQQQMSFGKLTYPHQLMRLVLVEQIYRGFRIMRGEPYHK
- a CDS encoding TIGR04197 family type VII secretion effector, whose protein sequence is MSINSNSSIASGVSASFSQSASALNRISVSVSSGQINVAGNSTAIESFSTFQSSLKGVSNSIVKAGDNINSVAKEFERIDQKIAQLPTLSIGGIR
- a CDS encoding DUF3958 family protein; this encodes MTLTSQQRFDDQNYQFRNQLEELQEAQRDNKKDQQFIEQLQERFYALQQQEQRIYQESLNEVESEERAFFEERQDDSFHLSRQALQEFEEEQEQLAQDRKTLLEKEDSVRSAHRNFLKTEEKEMSNGT
- a CDS encoding T7SS effector LXG polymorphic toxin — encoded protein: MGLKFIVSEAQARSSQATQVSSQAQQAVSSLQQSIQLFLSAPLSSKAYDSAKSYFMVAYTPICQSIIMTAEAFTSAHKKFVSEYQATVGGEDIDEDKIQAEIDQYQELLHTIDDLIRDAKRPRPDLERRSMNAYESMQKRKEKLEKLRTYSAQSASFFSEYTSSQQELNNGIAQVKDCKAWNASTGTFDISKLDMNWAKDITTRWKNREVAKAKQKEEAFNNNLKKLEGYTIYAWPYEDPVTGKVSVNWFIDKDGRRLDNSELQNFLEQHGTELDPSYYQIVDWKKIRDLENDALRRGETYITGQKYEGLSKGSIQLSGYISTGYAFAQDSGLYDLAMMTGLSYAGSKAKVSTPKKSSGTKPPKTDFGAENPVSGKDWNNYFKDKYGAGNVQWKPTSFDDIVANPERLYGSTKNEIKSILGSEWTEGVYGRNGSGWKFTHPDGSVFYHGGGGVHEGSYYGFSNGKSGKVKIYKEEDGYVPTMDDKGTAIKID
- a CDS encoding DUF960 family protein: MFDNKENRYITKGVNEQVPKEIQLYCWQLIDKKRSEAEPELDYLQIFEFNPDNQRQAVEVIHRQEEPFFIDYHTYTIKEKIADFQIKKIWVIDDRSHQTMLLPEDY
- a CDS encoding JAB domain-containing protein, which produces MKEASTFYAARTCTSPQAVYELFAPFIETKDREHLVIAGLNVKNEPTAIQVVHIGTINQSLAFPRDILKMALLSNSVSICVGHNHPSGSVTASLADIEFTAKLEKACRLLQINLQDHLIIGSGGKYLFMKAEGYITDSK